GCCGCGCCGGGGGGCGTCGTAGAGCAGGCGCATCCCGCGCTCGCGCAGGGTGGCGCTCGCCGCCTCCAGGTCCGCGACCCGGAACGCCAGCTGCTGCATCCCGGGGCCGGAGCGGTCGATGAACTTCGCGATCGTCGACTCCGGCGTCAGCGGCGCGAGCAGCTGGATGCGCGTCTCGCCGTCGCCGACGGCGAGCATCGCCTCGCGCACGCCCTGCTCCTCGTTGGCCTCCTCGTGGACCGAGTGGATGCCGAAGGTGGCTGCGTAGAAGGCGATCGCCTCGTCCAGGTCGGGCACGGCGATGCCGACGTGGTCGATCGTGGTGAACAGGCCGGTGTGCGCGTCGTCGGGCACGGCAGGGGTCATGCCGCGCATCCTCCCGCCGCCGGCCGGCCACCGGCAGCCGGTTGTGACCGGCTTCACGCCGATGTCGTGGCCCCGGTCACCGGTCCGGCACCACCGGAGGGCGTGAGCCCTATCCTGACCACAGCCCGTGGTGTCCCGATGGTCTGTCCCGAGGGACCACGCGGTGTCCTGCCGAGACGGTCGCCAAGGGCGGTGACCGGGAGTTCCTGGAGCCTCGATGAGCCAGCCCGCACCCACCCGTTCCGTGATCGTCGGGGGCGCCCGCACCCCGATGGGCCGCCTGCTCGGCTCGCTGAAGGACTTCTCCGCCGCCGACCTGGGCGGGGTGGCGATCAAGGCAGCGCTGGAGCGCGCCGGCATCACCGGCGACCAGGTCGACTACGTGATCATGGGCCACGTCATCCAGGCCGGCGCCGGCCAGAACCCCGCCCGGCCCGCCGCCGTCGCCGGGGGCATCCCGATGTCGGTGCCCTCCTTCACGCTGAACAAGGTCTGCCTCTCCGGCATGGACGCGATCGCCCTGGCCGACCAGCTGATCCGGGCCGGCGAGTTCGAGGTCGTGGTCGCCGGCGGCATGGAGTCGATGACCCAGGCGCCGCACCTGCTGCCCACCTCGCGCACCGGCACCAAGTACGGCGACGCGACGCTCGTCGACGCGATGGCCCACGACGGGCTCACCGACACCTTCGACCAGGTGGCCATGGGCGCGCTCACCGAGCAGGCCAACAGCCGCTACGGGCTCACCCGGGAGGAGCAGGACGCCTTCGCCGCCGCCAGCCACCAGAAGGCGGCCGCGGCGCAGAAGAACGGCCTGTTCGACGACGAGATCACCCCCGTGCTCATCCCGCAGCGCAAGGGCGACCCGATCGAGTTCCGCGAGGACGAGGGCATCCGCCCCGACACCACCGCCGAGAGCCTGGCCCGGCTCAAGCCGGCGTTCTCGAAGGACGGCACGATCACCGCCGCCACGTCCTCGCAGATCTCCGACGGCGCCTGCGCGGTCGTGGTCATGTCCGCGGCCAAGGCCGCGGAGCTGGGGCTGACCGTCCTCGCCGAGATCGGCGCGCACGGCGTCGTCGCCGGGCCCGACGCGACGCTGCAGAGCCAGCCCTCGCGGGCGATCGCCAAGGCCTGCGCCCGGGAGGGCATCGACCCCGCCGACCTGGACCTGGTCGAGCTCAACGAGGCGTTCGCCGCCGTCGGCATCGTCTCCACCCGCGAGCTGGCGGTCGACCCGGAGAAGGTCAACCCCAACGGCGGGGCCATCGCGCTGGGCCACCCGATCGGGATGAGCGGTGCGCGGATCGTGCTGCACCTGGTCCTGGAGCTGGGCCGCCGTGGTGGCGGGGTCGGTGCCGCCGCGCTGTGCGGCGGCGGAGGCCAGGGCGACGCGCTCGTCCTGCACGTGCCCGCCCGGGCGTGACCCCCGAGCCCGAGGGCACTGCCGTCCAGGCACCGGCCGCCGCCGTCCCGTCGGGGCGGCGGGGCCGGCGGGCGGCCGACGTCGGCACGCTGGTCGCCCGCGCCCGCGAGGGGGACGCCCGCTCGGTGGCCCGGCTGATCTCCCTGGTCGAGGACGCCAGCCCGCTGCTGCGCGAGGTCGCCGCCGCGCTGGCCCCGCACACCGGCCGGGCCCGCGTCCTGGGGCTCACCGGCCCGCCCGGGGTGGGCAAGTCGACCACGACGACGGCGCTGGTCCGCGCCTTCCGCCGGGCCGGCCAGCGGGTCGGGGTGCTGGCGGTCGACCCGTCGTCCCCGTTCTCCGGCGGCGCCCTGCTCGGCGACCGGGTGCGGATGCAGGACCACGCCGGGGACAGCGGCGTCTACATCCGCTCGATGGCCTCCCGCGGCCACCTCGGCGGGCTGGCCTGGGCGACGCCCCAGGCGCTGCGGGTGCTCGACGCGGCGGGCTGCGACGTCGTCCTGGTCGAGACCGTCGGGGTCGGGCAGTCGGAGCTGGAGGTCGCCTCGCTGGCCGACACGACGCTGGTGCTGCTGGCGCCGGGGATGGGCGACGGGATCCAGGCGGCCAAGGCCGGCATCCTTGAGGTCGCCGACGTCTTCGTCGTCAACAAGGCCGACCGGGACGGCGCCGACCAGACGGTGCGCGACCTGCGGGCGATGCTGTCCCTCGGTGGCCGGCACGCCGGGCCCGGGGCCTGGCGCCCGCCGATCGTGAAGACCGTCGCCTCCCGCGACACCGACAACGGGGTCGACGACGTGCTGGCCCGGCTCGCCGAGCACGGGGAGTGGCTGGCGGCCTCCGGGGAGGGGCGTCGGCGCCGGGTCGAGCGCGCCGCCCGCGAGGTCGAGGCGATCGCGGTCGCGGGGCTGCGGGAGCGGATGGGCGACGTCTCCGGTTCCGCGGCGCTCGGTGCGCTGGCCGAGCAGGTGGTCGCGGGGGAGACCGACCCCTACCGCGCGGCCGACGAGCTCATCGCGCAGCTCTAGGGGCTGGCGGGCAGGATGGCGGCGTGAACGGGACCCCGGATGCCGTCGTCGTCGGAGCCGGACCCAACGGGCTGGCGGGTGCGCTGCGGCTGGCCGCGGCCGGGCTGTCGGTGCGGGTGGTCGAACGCGGCGACCGGGCCGGGGGCGGGCTGCGCACCGAGGAGGTGACGCTGCCCGGCTACCGGCACGACATCTGCGCCTCGGTGCACCCGATGGCTGCCACCGCACCGTTCTTCCGCGAGTTCGACCTCGCCTCCCGCGGGGTCCGGCTGCTCCAGCCGGAGATCAACTTCGCCCATCCGCTGGAGGGTGGCCGCGCGGCGCTCTCCCACCACTCGCTGGAGC
The Modestobacter marinus DNA segment above includes these coding regions:
- the mce gene encoding methylmalonyl-CoA epimerase; this encodes MTPAVPDDAHTGLFTTIDHVGIAVPDLDEAIAFYAATFGIHSVHEEANEEQGVREAMLAVGDGETRIQLLAPLTPESTIAKFIDRSGPGMQQLAFRVADLEAASATLRERGMRLLYDAPRRGTSGSRVNFVHPKDTGGVLVELVEPAPHG
- a CDS encoding acetyl-CoA C-acetyltransferase, which gives rise to MSQPAPTRSVIVGGARTPMGRLLGSLKDFSAADLGGVAIKAALERAGITGDQVDYVIMGHVIQAGAGQNPARPAAVAGGIPMSVPSFTLNKVCLSGMDAIALADQLIRAGEFEVVVAGGMESMTQAPHLLPTSRTGTKYGDATLVDAMAHDGLTDTFDQVAMGALTEQANSRYGLTREEQDAFAAASHQKAAAAQKNGLFDDEITPVLIPQRKGDPIEFREDEGIRPDTTAESLARLKPAFSKDGTITAATSSQISDGACAVVVMSAAKAAELGLTVLAEIGAHGVVAGPDATLQSQPSRAIAKACAREGIDPADLDLVELNEAFAAVGIVSTRELAVDPEKVNPNGGAIALGHPIGMSGARIVLHLVLELGRRGGGVGAAALCGGGGQGDALVLHVPARA
- the meaB gene encoding methylmalonyl Co-A mutase-associated GTPase MeaB, with the protein product MTPEPEGTAVQAPAAAVPSGRRGRRAADVGTLVARAREGDARSVARLISLVEDASPLLREVAAALAPHTGRARVLGLTGPPGVGKSTTTTALVRAFRRAGQRVGVLAVDPSSPFSGGALLGDRVRMQDHAGDSGVYIRSMASRGHLGGLAWATPQALRVLDAAGCDVVLVETVGVGQSELEVASLADTTLVLLAPGMGDGIQAAKAGILEVADVFVVNKADRDGADQTVRDLRAMLSLGGRHAGPGAWRPPIVKTVASRDTDNGVDDVLARLAEHGEWLAASGEGRRRRVERAAREVEAIAVAGLRERMGDVSGSAALGALAEQVVAGETDPYRAADELIAQL